A single region of the Dehalococcoides mccartyi genome encodes:
- the recN gene encoding DNA repair protein RecN → MLVELRVKNFGIIEDITWSPGEGLNVITGETGAGKSLVIDAVESLLSGRIGDEQIRHQASEANLEGVFYLNPASRLKIAAMLAENGLELEDDSLIIRLESKLAGRSVLRLNGSAISRSVLSRLCPYLIDIHGQSEHLSLLNKSFHLDMLDGYAHTTDERTEFARLAHELNSLQRQLSELEKTNREAVRQQEFLRFQADEIEAANLAEGEEENLLSKRQVMASTEKLKTLTHQSLEYLCSGQNGGVLADLNQAMQSLRKIAEIDSSLKDTADEVESVYFSLEESCRSVQNYNRGLDFNPAELEDIENRLALIHSLERKYGRDIPQILAFLAKTKTELDNITSFAEKTDKLSNAITEFKSRLGDMASGLSKHRKEAALNLEKAVQAELADLNMYQVIFKVNFQTQADENGLPVSGQTLEFSSSGTDLVEFFVSTNPGEPLRPLNKIASTGEISRITLALKSAASRLDDIPVMIFDEIDIGVGGRSGDMLGRKLWKLSQGHQLISVSHLPQIAAYADHHFYVSKTELNGRINSRIARLDSEEHLAELSVMLSGSQTGEKSLENARELLKKASIFKETSPEQPELNMPLSGK, encoded by the coding sequence ATGCTAGTTGAGCTTCGGGTAAAGAATTTTGGCATTATTGAGGATATCACCTGGTCTCCAGGTGAAGGGCTTAATGTCATTACGGGTGAAACCGGAGCCGGAAAATCACTGGTAATAGATGCAGTGGAAAGCCTGCTTTCGGGGCGTATCGGTGACGAACAAATTCGCCACCAGGCCAGTGAAGCCAATCTGGAAGGGGTATTTTATTTAAACCCCGCCAGCCGCCTGAAAATAGCCGCCATGCTGGCCGAAAACGGGTTGGAACTGGAAGATGACAGCCTTATTATCCGTCTTGAGTCAAAACTGGCCGGCCGCAGTGTGCTGAGGTTAAACGGCAGCGCCATAAGCCGCTCGGTCTTAAGCCGTCTCTGCCCGTATCTCATTGATATACACGGTCAAAGCGAACACCTTTCCCTTCTTAATAAATCTTTCCATCTGGATATGCTGGATGGTTATGCCCATACTACTGATGAACGCACCGAGTTTGCCCGTCTGGCACATGAGCTTAACAGCCTGCAAAGGCAGCTATCCGAATTGGAAAAGACCAACCGCGAAGCCGTCCGCCAGCAGGAATTCCTGCGTTTTCAGGCAGATGAAATAGAGGCGGCTAATCTTGCTGAAGGCGAAGAAGAAAACCTGCTTTCCAAACGGCAGGTCATGGCTTCCACCGAAAAACTGAAAACCCTGACCCACCAGTCACTGGAGTATTTGTGCAGCGGCCAAAACGGAGGGGTCCTGGCCGATTTAAACCAGGCTATGCAGTCCCTCAGGAAAATTGCCGAAATAGACTCCTCACTCAAAGATACCGCAGATGAAGTGGAGAGTGTATATTTTAGTCTTGAAGAAAGCTGCCGCTCTGTCCAGAACTATAACCGGGGGCTTGATTTTAACCCCGCAGAACTGGAAGATATTGAAAACCGTCTGGCACTTATCCACAGTCTGGAAAGGAAATACGGGCGGGATATCCCCCAGATACTGGCTTTTCTGGCTAAAACCAAAACCGAGCTGGATAATATAACCAGCTTTGCCGAAAAGACAGATAAACTAAGCAACGCTATAACAGAATTTAAAAGCCGCCTTGGAGATATGGCATCAGGATTAAGCAAACACCGCAAAGAAGCCGCTCTTAATCTTGAAAAAGCAGTCCAAGCAGAACTGGCAGACCTGAATATGTATCAGGTAATATTTAAAGTAAATTTCCAAACCCAAGCTGACGAAAACGGACTGCCGGTAAGCGGTCAGACGCTCGAATTTTCATCAAGCGGCACAGACCTAGTAGAGTTTTTTGTAAGCACCAATCCCGGCGAACCTCTCCGCCCGCTTAACAAAATAGCCTCTACCGGTGAAATATCACGCATTACTCTGGCTTTAAAAAGCGCTGCTTCACGGCTGGATGATATACCGGTGATGATATTTGATGAAATTGATATAGGCGTAGGCGGACGCTCCGGAGATATGCTGGGGCGAAAACTCTGGAAACTTTCACAGGGGCATCAGCTGATAAGTGTTTCTCATCTGCCCCAGATAGCCGCATATGCCGACCACCACTTTTATGTATCAAAAACCGAACTTAACGGCAGAATAAACAGCCGTATTGCACGCTTGGATAGTGAAGAACACCTTGCCGAACTTTCGGTAATGCTATCAGGCAGCCAGACTGGTGAAAAATCACTGGAGAATGCCCGCGAACTATTAAAAAAAGCCTCTATATTTAAGGAAACCAGCCCCGAACAACCTGAACTGAATATGCCCCTAAGCGGTAAATAG